One Lactobacillus sp. CBA3606 DNA segment encodes these proteins:
- the pfkB gene encoding 1-phosphofructokinase — MIYTITVNPSIDYVVQLPHMTLGSVNRLAHTAKLPGGKGINVSQILNELAQPNIALGFLGGFTGTFISTALTAKGLTSRFTTIADDTRINVKIHADAETELNGAGPQITATEIDQFYQELAQLTPADVVVMSGSLAPSLPDSFYYDIIQKVKAAGANFVIDTTGEALKKTLPSQPLVVKPNNHELAAYYDTTFNSQADIIAAGQRMLAAGAQHVLISMAGDGGLLITPDHVYFSPAPKGHVINSVGAGDSMIGGFVGTFAKTHDAVESFRYGLACGSATAFSEDIATRAKIDEILPLIKIENLTN; from the coding sequence TCAACTGCCCCATATGACACTCGGCAGTGTGAACCGCCTTGCCCATACCGCTAAATTACCTGGTGGTAAAGGTATCAATGTTTCACAAATCTTAAACGAATTAGCCCAACCCAATATTGCGCTCGGTTTCTTAGGCGGGTTCACGGGTACTTTCATCAGCACGGCTCTAACTGCCAAAGGCTTGACCAGTCGCTTCACGACGATCGCCGATGACACCCGCATCAATGTTAAAATCCATGCGGATGCTGAAACTGAATTAAATGGCGCCGGTCCACAAATCACCGCCACCGAAATCGACCAATTCTATCAAGAATTAGCCCAATTAACACCAGCCGATGTGGTTGTCATGTCTGGGAGTTTAGCACCTAGTCTTCCTGACAGTTTCTACTATGACATCATTCAAAAAGTAAAAGCTGCGGGCGCTAACTTCGTGATTGACACCACTGGCGAAGCCTTAAAGAAGACCTTGCCTAGTCAACCATTGGTCGTCAAACCAAATAATCATGAATTGGCCGCTTATTATGACACGACTTTCAATAGTCAAGCCGACATTATCGCTGCTGGTCAACGGATGTTAGCCGCAGGTGCCCAACATGTCTTGATTTCAATGGCCGGTGACGGTGGCCTGCTCATCACACCAGACCACGTTTACTTTAGCCCCGCACCAAAGGGGCATGTTATCAACTCCGTTGGTGCTGGTGATTCAATGATTGGCGGATTTGTCGGTACTTTCGCTAAAACTCACGATGCGGTTGAAAGCTTCCGATATGGCCTAGCTTGTGGGTCCGCAACGGCCTTCTCTGAAGACATTGCTACCCGGGCTAAGATTGATGAGATTCTACCTTTAATTAAGATTGAAAATTTAACTAACTAA
- a CDS encoding fructose-specific PTS transporter subunit EIIC — protein sequence MDIRDLLLKDVMIMDMTATTKDEAIDELVHKYAEQGVINDEALYKKDIIKREAESTTGIGDGIAMPHAKDKAVQRATVLFAKSDAGVDFNALDGQPVHLFFMIAAPEGANNTHLQALAALSSLLIDPDLVAKLKQAQTPADVQTLFGDAQAAKEAKDAKDEAARAEKAAAPAAPTSHYVVGVTACPTGIAHTYMAEAALIKQAEAMGVDIKIETNGSEGVKHLLTADEIAKADGVVIAADKKVEMARFDGKHLVNRPVTDGIKEPEKLINEAISGDAPIYHADSSDVAADTTGNAGSGVWNEIYKNLMNGISHMLPFVVGGGILMALSFVIEQFAGGGKSTAFVFLNQAGNMAFAFMIPVLAAFIAESIGDRPALMPGFVGGFMATVYTGAYGGAYTASIVANAKSPAGFLGGLVAGFLAGYITVWMKKATKNIPASLDGMKPMLIFPILGLLLTALLMFFVVNPIFSVINIWITNFLESMGTGNAILLGIVLGGMMSIDMGGPFNKAAYVFATGAFTATNDGNLMAAVMAGGMVPPLATAIATAFWPKKFTDDERKAGISNWLLGISFITEGAIPFATADPLHVIGSSVVGAAIAGGLTQLWQVSVPAPHGGLWVALLATNIWGYVAATVIGAVIAGVILGIWKPAKKA from the coding sequence ATGGATATTCGCGACTTATTACTAAAAGACGTCATGATCATGGATATGACTGCCACGACCAAAGACGAAGCCATTGACGAATTAGTTCATAAATACGCTGAACAAGGCGTCATCAATGACGAAGCACTGTATAAAAAAGATATTATTAAACGTGAAGCCGAATCAACTACTGGGATTGGCGACGGGATTGCAATGCCCCACGCTAAAGATAAGGCTGTTCAACGCGCGACTGTCTTGTTCGCCAAGAGCGACGCCGGTGTTGACTTTAATGCTTTAGACGGTCAACCCGTCCACTTATTCTTCATGATTGCTGCGCCTGAAGGAGCCAACAACACACATTTGCAAGCTTTAGCTGCCCTTTCAAGTCTCTTGATTGATCCGGACCTAGTCGCTAAGTTGAAGCAAGCCCAAACACCAGCCGACGTGCAAACGTTATTCGGTGATGCTCAAGCTGCTAAAGAAGCCAAGGACGCTAAAGATGAAGCGGCCCGCGCTGAAAAGGCCGCAGCACCCGCTGCACCAACTAGTCACTATGTCGTCGGCGTCACTGCTTGTCCAACTGGGATTGCGCACACTTACATGGCCGAAGCTGCTTTAATCAAACAGGCAGAAGCAATGGGTGTTGATATTAAAATTGAAACCAATGGTTCTGAAGGGGTTAAACATCTTTTAACCGCTGACGAAATCGCCAAAGCTGATGGCGTCGTCATTGCCGCTGATAAAAAAGTTGAAATGGCTCGTTTTGATGGCAAACATTTAGTTAACCGTCCAGTGACCGATGGGATTAAAGAACCAGAAAAATTAATCAACGAAGCTATCAGTGGTGATGCCCCAATTTATCATGCTGATAGTAGTGATGTTGCCGCTGATACGACCGGCAATGCTGGTAGCGGTGTTTGGAACGAAATCTACAAGAACTTAATGAACGGGATTTCACATATGTTGCCATTCGTCGTTGGTGGTGGGATCTTAATGGCCCTCTCCTTCGTCATTGAACAATTTGCTGGTGGTGGCAAGAGCACAGCCTTTGTCTTCTTGAACCAAGCTGGGAACATGGCCTTTGCCTTTATGATTCCTGTATTAGCCGCCTTCATTGCCGAATCAATCGGTGATCGTCCAGCCTTAATGCCTGGGTTTGTTGGTGGGTTTATGGCAACTGTCTACACTGGCGCTTATGGTGGTGCTTATACGGCTTCCATCGTGGCTAATGCCAAGAGTCCGGCCGGCTTCTTAGGTGGTTTAGTCGCTGGGTTCTTAGCAGGTTACATCACCGTTTGGATGAAGAAAGCCACTAAGAATATTCCGGCTTCCTTAGATGGTATGAAACCAATGCTGATTTTCCCAATCTTGGGCTTACTATTAACTGCCCTCTTAATGTTCTTCGTTGTTAACCCAATTTTCTCAGTCATTAACATCTGGATTACCAACTTCTTGGAATCCATGGGAACTGGGAATGCCATTCTCTTAGGGATTGTCCTGGGTGGGATGATGTCAATTGATATGGGTGGTCCTTTCAACAAGGCTGCTTACGTCTTTGCAACTGGTGCCTTTACCGCAACCAACGATGGTAACTTAATGGCTGCCGTTATGGCTGGTGGGATGGTGCCACCATTGGCAACTGCCATCGCCACGGCCTTTTGGCCAAAGAAGTTTACGGATGACGAGCGTAAAGCTGGGATTTCAAACTGGTTGCTTGGGATTTCCTTCATTACTGAAGGGGCTATTCCATTCGCCACTGCTGATCCATTGCATGTCATTGGTTCAAGTGTCGTCGGTGCTGCTATTGCCGGTGGTTTAACTCAACTATGGCAAGTTTCCGTTCCTGCTCCTCATGGTGGCCTCTGGGTCGCACTCTTAGCCACTAATATTTGGGGCTACGTTGCCGCTACTGTGATTGGTGCGGTCATTGCCGGGGTAATTCTTGGTATTTGGAAGCCCGCTAAAAAAGCTTAA
- a CDS encoding metallophosphoesterase, with protein sequence MKVKATVLGSLVIAALLLLTGCHQATVTTLPAVKKPTITAMVISDDHVIAPRLHDNGPAFKSYAASDAGADLKYSATIFKAFIATALTKKPDVVIVSGDITNNGEKASHEYVAQQLNRLIQAHIRVYVVPGNHDINNPLTRRFKGKKQAETVAVSPSDFKHIYKNAGYQQATETDKNSLSYLVKPSQKTWFLMLDSAIYRSNYQQGSSTVGGGFNAGTLDWIAKVGRAAKKQHATLIPVMHHNLMDHTAIHQNYTIGYADEVQQVFAKAGIKLALTGHLHAQNIKQMTTNGQSLTDIASGALILGSHYYGTLKLNQTTGTASYQAQATNVDNYIRTHQGAAAVQAYQKYDHDVLFAAGYNAALQSLLEDPDLNYSTKQTKTLATGMAAANIAVFRGTAVQASANITAWEKLPKSTPLRQFVLATRHLSGNLT encoded by the coding sequence TTGAAAGTCAAAGCAACAGTCCTTGGTAGCCTAGTAATCGCTGCCCTACTCCTATTAACCGGCTGTCATCAGGCGACCGTCACCACCCTGCCAGCAGTCAAGAAGCCTACGATCACAGCCATGGTGATTAGTGACGACCATGTGATTGCGCCCCGTCTGCATGATAATGGTCCGGCCTTCAAATCCTATGCAGCCAGTGACGCCGGTGCTGACTTAAAATATAGTGCGACTATTTTTAAGGCCTTTATTGCGACTGCCTTAACTAAAAAACCAGATGTCGTCATTGTCAGTGGCGACATTACCAACAATGGCGAAAAAGCTAGTCATGAGTACGTGGCACAGCAACTAAACCGGTTAATTCAGGCCCATATTCGCGTCTATGTCGTTCCCGGCAATCATGATATTAATAATCCGCTAACTCGCCGTTTCAAAGGGAAGAAACAAGCAGAAACAGTTGCCGTGAGCCCCAGTGACTTTAAGCATATTTATAAAAACGCGGGCTATCAGCAAGCCACCGAGACTGACAAAAATTCATTAAGTTATCTGGTTAAACCGAGCCAGAAAACTTGGTTCTTAATGCTCGATTCGGCCATTTATCGCAGTAATTACCAGCAAGGTAGCTCAACCGTTGGTGGTGGCTTTAATGCCGGTACTTTGGACTGGATTGCCAAAGTCGGTCGTGCAGCTAAGAAACAACATGCCACGCTAATTCCAGTCATGCACCACAACTTAATGGATCACACCGCTATTCACCAAAATTACACTATCGGATATGCCGATGAAGTTCAGCAAGTTTTCGCTAAAGCGGGCATTAAATTAGCTTTAACTGGGCACTTGCATGCGCAAAATATCAAGCAAATGACCACTAACGGCCAATCATTAACGGATATTGCCAGCGGTGCCCTCATTCTCGGTAGCCATTATTATGGGACGCTCAAGCTTAATCAGACGACCGGGACTGCCAGCTATCAGGCACAAGCCACTAATGTTGACAATTATATTCGAACCCACCAAGGCGCAGCGGCAGTTCAGGCTTATCAAAAATATGATCACGACGTCTTATTTGCAGCCGGCTATAACGCCGCTTTACAATCATTACTAGAAGACCCTGATCTTAACTATTCAACTAAACAAACAAAAACGTTAGCAACGGGCATGGCTGCGGCTAACATTGCGGTCTTTCGTGGCACCGCTGTTCAAGCTAGTGCGAACATCACAGCTTGGGAAAAACTCCCAAAATCAACGCCACTACGCCAATTTGTATTAGCCACCCGCCATTTAAGTGGTAATCTCACTTAG
- the uvrC gene encoding excinuclease ABC subunit UvrC encodes MALAHIEHKLALLPDLPGCYLMKNLNSQIIYVGKAKNLKNRVRSYFKSSHTGKTARLVSEIADFEFIVTSTDKEAFLLEITLIQKHQPYFNIKLKKGTGYPYIKITNERDPQILIVSDVRKDGGYYFGPYPNVYAAQETVNFIQKVYPLRRCNGFQHRPCLYYHMGQCLGACFKTVPVAEYTAQIKRIKSFLNGHVETVKQQLTKRMTRSAAALEFERAAELRDQLTYIEMTVEKQKIISNDNTPRDLFNFYLDKGWLSIQVFFIRQARLMKREKRLFPIVSTAPEEMTSFILQFYNRKNNVLPREVLVPAGLDKTVLSEILGIPVRTPQRGQKRDLLDLAEKNARIVLEEKFRLLELDEQKTTGAMQEITAALGIPAGHKIEAFDHSHIQGTDLVSAMVVFTDGQPNKKLYRKYKLRTVDHADEAASTREVIRRRYTRLLKEHAALPDLILMDGGDIQLDAAKDVLENELGLTTPVAAMVKNDHHKTADLLASAGDAHLNLDPKSQGFYLLQRIQDEVHRFAITFHRQVHTKHSLSSRLDEIPGVGPKTRNKLLRQFGSMGKIAAAPVEEIQKLGVAKNVAQTIKFSLAGGGVTPKHYQKGAT; translated from the coding sequence ATGGCATTGGCACATATTGAACATAAACTTGCGTTACTACCTGATTTACCAGGCTGTTATTTGATGAAAAATCTAAATAGTCAGATTATTTATGTGGGTAAAGCGAAGAATTTAAAGAATCGCGTCCGGTCGTATTTTAAAAGTAGTCATACCGGTAAAACCGCGCGCCTAGTTTCTGAAATTGCTGATTTTGAATTTATCGTAACTTCGACAGATAAAGAAGCTTTTTTGTTGGAAATCACGTTGATTCAAAAGCATCAACCATATTTTAATATCAAATTAAAAAAAGGCACTGGTTATCCGTATATTAAAATCACGAATGAACGAGACCCCCAAATTTTGATTGTAAGCGATGTGCGTAAAGATGGGGGGTATTATTTTGGCCCATATCCAAACGTTTATGCCGCACAAGAAACGGTTAATTTTATTCAAAAGGTTTATCCGTTACGGCGTTGCAATGGTTTTCAGCATCGGCCTTGTTTGTATTATCATATGGGACAATGTTTGGGCGCGTGTTTTAAGACGGTGCCGGTGGCTGAATATACGGCCCAAATCAAACGGATTAAGTCCTTTTTAAATGGGCATGTTGAGACCGTTAAGCAACAATTAACGAAACGGATGACGCGTTCCGCAGCGGCTTTGGAATTTGAACGGGCCGCTGAATTACGGGATCAGTTAACGTACATTGAAATGACCGTTGAAAAACAAAAAATCATTTCAAATGATAATACCCCGCGTGATTTGTTCAACTTTTATTTGGATAAAGGTTGGTTATCGATCCAAGTCTTCTTTATTCGACAGGCCCGGTTAATGAAACGTGAAAAACGCTTGTTTCCAATTGTTTCAACGGCGCCTGAAGAAATGACGAGTTTTATTTTGCAATTTTATAATCGTAAAAATAACGTTTTGCCACGGGAAGTCTTGGTACCAGCGGGGCTAGATAAGACGGTGTTAAGTGAGATTCTAGGGATTCCAGTGCGGACGCCACAACGTGGACAGAAGCGTGACTTGCTTGACTTAGCAGAAAAGAATGCTCGGATCGTATTAGAAGAAAAGTTCCGCCTGTTGGAGTTGGATGAGCAAAAAACGACGGGGGCCATGCAAGAGATTACGGCTGCATTGGGGATCCCAGCTGGTCATAAGATTGAAGCTTTTGACCACTCACATATTCAAGGGACGGATCTGGTCTCAGCAATGGTTGTCTTCACAGATGGTCAACCGAATAAGAAACTGTATCGAAAATATAAATTACGAACGGTCGATCATGCGGATGAAGCCGCATCGACACGGGAAGTCATCCGACGTCGGTATACGCGGTTACTAAAAGAGCACGCAGCCTTACCTGATTTGATTTTAATGGATGGCGGGGACATTCAGTTGGATGCTGCTAAAGACGTCTTAGAAAACGAATTAGGCCTGACTACGCCGGTGGCGGCCATGGTTAAAAATGATCATCATAAAACGGCGGATTTATTAGCCTCCGCAGGTGACGCTCATTTGAATCTTGATCCGAAGAGTCAGGGATTTTACTTGCTACAACGTATTCAAGATGAAGTCCATCGCTTTGCTATCACGTTCCACCGGCAAGTGCATACGAAACATTCATTAAGTTCACGCCTAGATGAGATTCCAGGTGTGGGTCCGAAAACGCGTAACAAGCTATTACGTCAATTCGGTTCAATGGGGAAGATTGCGGCTGCACCCGTGGAAGAAATTCAGAAGTTAGGTGTTGCAAAAAATGTCGCACAGACCATTAAGTTTTCGTTAGCTGGTGGTGGCGTGACTCCCAAACATTATCAAAAAGGGGCTACTTAG
- a CDS encoding amino acid ABC transporter ATP-binding protein: protein MPKPVIEVEALAKSFGENEVLKNITEQVDAGQVIVVIGPSGGGKSTFLRCLNLLETPTSGKVAFEGQDLTTLDTKSVNALREKMGMVFQGFNLFPNMTVLENIKLAPMKVKGTDDATATKTAHTLLKRVGLDDHAEAFPASLSGGQAQRVAIARALAMNPKVMLFDEPTSALDPEMVGEVLNVMQELAKDGMTMVVVTHEMGFAKEVGDRIWFMADGYIQENNTPEEFFAHPKTERAQDFLSKILM from the coding sequence ATGCCTAAACCAGTTATTGAAGTTGAAGCCTTGGCGAAAAGCTTTGGTGAAAATGAAGTCTTAAAAAATATTACCGAACAGGTGGATGCCGGCCAGGTGATTGTCGTTATCGGACCTTCTGGTGGTGGGAAAAGTACCTTTTTGCGGTGCTTGAATTTACTTGAAACCCCAACTAGCGGTAAAGTAGCGTTTGAAGGACAAGATTTAACGACGCTCGATACGAAGAGTGTTAATGCGTTACGCGAAAAAATGGGCATGGTCTTTCAGGGGTTTAATTTATTCCCGAACATGACAGTTTTGGAAAATATTAAGCTGGCACCAATGAAAGTTAAGGGCACCGATGATGCTACTGCAACTAAAACGGCGCATACGTTGTTAAAGCGTGTGGGACTAGATGACCATGCCGAGGCGTTTCCAGCGAGCTTATCAGGGGGCCAAGCCCAACGGGTCGCAATTGCCCGGGCCTTAGCCATGAATCCCAAAGTGATGTTATTCGATGAACCTACTTCAGCGCTAGATCCAGAGATGGTTGGTGAAGTTTTGAATGTCATGCAGGAGTTGGCTAAAGATGGGATGACGATGGTTGTGGTCACCCATGAAATGGGTTTTGCGAAAGAAGTTGGCGACCGAATCTGGTTTATGGCGGATGGTTATATTCAAGAAAATAACACGCCAGAAGAGTTCTTTGCCCACCCTAAAACGGAACGGGCACAAGATTTTCTATCAAAAATTTTAATGTAG
- a CDS encoding ABC transporter substrate-binding protein/permease codes for MKKRVGLLLAIITALVMLVLPLGTQSAQAADTSLQDIQKKGVLVMGTSPDYPPYEFQATVNGKSKVVGMDVQIGQKVAKDLGVKLKIKSMSFDSLLVALQTGKVDMIISGMNPTPARRKNVAFTNTYYQGGYDIVINKTDAAKYKNKDSFNGGTLGAQTGTTQYNAAKKQTKNTQVKGMTSQSDLILALQSHKIDGVAMEKPSAEAYVANNKQLAAIPSKFNMSSSATSSAIAFRKGSTSLVNKVNQTVAEIKQEKLVKKTYLPTAGKYLKTNTVNTSMGHYWQAFLTGIEYTLIITVCSVFFGFIIGIILALARMAKGGVFKTILRWIATAYVEFIRGTPMMVQVMFVYFGLGLFVNLPALTSGIIAISLNSGAYVAEYIRGGINSVDVGQTEAARSLGMSNGRTMRYVILPQALKNIWPSLGNEFITLIKDSSIVSIIGVTELIYQSNIVRSDTYRGVAPIVVIMVLYFILTFTASRILNYFERRMQHA; via the coding sequence ATGAAAAAAAGAGTTGGATTATTATTAGCAATTATAACGGCGTTAGTCATGCTGGTACTCCCATTAGGGACGCAATCAGCACAGGCCGCTGATACCTCGTTACAAGATATTCAAAAAAAGGGTGTCCTAGTCATGGGAACTTCGCCAGACTATCCGCCTTATGAATTTCAAGCGACGGTCAATGGTAAGAGTAAAGTCGTTGGGATGGATGTCCAGATTGGACAAAAAGTGGCTAAAGATTTAGGTGTGAAGCTGAAAATCAAGTCAATGTCATTTGATTCACTATTGGTTGCCCTGCAAACAGGGAAAGTTGATATGATTATTTCTGGGATGAATCCAACGCCCGCACGACGTAAAAATGTCGCGTTTACGAATACTTATTATCAAGGTGGCTATGATATCGTTATTAACAAGACGGACGCGGCCAAGTATAAGAATAAGGATTCATTTAATGGGGGAACGCTAGGGGCGCAAACCGGGACGACCCAATATAATGCTGCTAAAAAGCAAACTAAAAATACACAAGTTAAAGGGATGACGTCGCAGTCAGACTTAATCCTAGCCTTACAAAGTCATAAAATTGACGGCGTTGCGATGGAAAAACCATCCGCAGAAGCCTACGTTGCTAACAACAAGCAATTAGCGGCGATTCCAAGTAAATTTAATATGAGTTCTTCCGCAACAAGTTCAGCAATTGCTTTTCGGAAGGGTTCTACAAGCTTAGTTAACAAAGTTAATCAGACTGTTGCCGAAATTAAGCAGGAAAAGCTGGTTAAAAAGACGTACTTGCCAACTGCCGGCAAATACTTAAAAACGAATACGGTTAATACTTCAATGGGTCATTACTGGCAGGCTTTCTTGACGGGGATTGAATATACGTTAATTATTACCGTTTGTTCGGTCTTCTTCGGATTTATCATTGGGATTATCTTGGCCTTAGCACGGATGGCTAAAGGTGGCGTTTTCAAGACCATCTTACGGTGGATCGCCACGGCCTACGTTGAATTTATTCGTGGGACGCCAATGATGGTTCAAGTCATGTTCGTTTACTTTGGTTTAGGGTTATTCGTTAATCTACCGGCATTAACGTCCGGGATTATTGCGATTTCATTAAACTCTGGAGCTTACGTGGCCGAATACATTCGGGGCGGGATTAATTCTGTTGATGTTGGTCAAACTGAAGCTGCTCGTAGTTTAGGAATGTCAAACGGGCGCACTATGCGGTACGTGATTTTACCACAAGCCTTGAAGAACATTTGGCCATCCTTAGGGAATGAATTTATTACCTTAATTAAGGATAGTTCTATTGTGTCAATTATTGGGGTAACCGAATTAATCTATCAAAGCAATATCGTCCGTTCAGATACCTATCGTGGGGTGGCACCAATTGTAGTCATCATGGTCTTATACTTCATCTTGACCTTCACTGCCTCACGGATCTTGAACTACTTCGAAAGGAGAATGCAACATGCCTAA
- a CDS encoding SPJ_0845 family protein: MSLKVQRQDNLDKLFDKFAIGPDDKDKLTTKAIQTTIDEHANRQTVEPKPKDQTTKK; the protein is encoded by the coding sequence ATGAGTTTAAAAGTTCAGCGTCAAGACAACCTCGACAAATTATTCGATAAATTTGCGATTGGTCCCGATGACAAGGATAAATTAACAACTAAAGCGATTCAAACAACAATTGATGAACATGCTAACCGGCAAACGGTTGAACCTAAGCCTAAGGATCAAACAACCAAAAAATAG